One genomic region from Stutzerimonas decontaminans encodes:
- the pgi gene encoding glucose-6-phosphate isomerase: MSYYQHPLDVTGLPSWKALEEHRLAMQNFSMREAFKADPTRFDDLSVSCSGLFLDYSKNLITPETRTLLVNLAREAGVERAAHAMFEGERINASENRPVLHTALRRPMGESVMVDGKNIMRDVHTALAQMTDIVTRIHNNLWRGFSDKTITDVVNIGIGGSFLGPQLVSEALLPFTQHGVRTHYLANIDGSEFREVTAKLNVETTLFIISSKTFGTLETLKNAQAARNWYLGKGGTEEKLYRHFIAVTSNKQAAMEFGIREKNIFPMWDWVGGRYSLWSAIGLPIALAIGMSNFKDLLSGAYSMDQHFLSEPFESNMPVLLAMLGIWYHNFWGAQSYAFLPYDHYLRNFVKHLQQMDMESNGKSVRQDGTPVSCTTGPVIWGGVGANGQHAYHQLLHQGTPLIPADFIVPVVSHNPVADHHEWLYANCLSQSQALMRGKTREEAEAELRAKGLSEAEVQRLAPHKVIPGNRPSNTVVMETISPGRLGALIALYEHKVFVQGVIWGINSFDQWGVELGKDLGKAVYNQMTRFDAAPAEDASTQGLIDFFRGRHRG, encoded by the coding sequence ATGAGCTATTACCAGCATCCGCTCGATGTCACCGGCCTGCCGTCCTGGAAGGCCTTGGAAGAACACCGCCTGGCCATGCAGAACTTCAGCATGCGCGAAGCATTCAAGGCCGACCCGACGCGTTTCGATGACTTGTCGGTTTCCTGTAGCGGCCTGTTTCTCGACTACTCGAAGAACCTCATCACCCCCGAAACCCGCACCTTGCTGGTAAACCTGGCCCGCGAGGCCGGTGTCGAGCGGGCAGCCCACGCGATGTTCGAAGGCGAGCGGATCAACGCCTCCGAGAACCGTCCGGTGTTGCATACCGCACTGCGCCGCCCGATGGGCGAGTCGGTGATGGTCGACGGCAAGAACATCATGCGCGACGTGCACACGGCGCTGGCGCAGATGACCGATATCGTTACCCGCATTCACAACAACCTGTGGCGCGGCTTCAGCGACAAGACCATCACCGACGTGGTGAACATCGGCATCGGCGGCTCCTTTCTCGGCCCGCAACTGGTCTCCGAGGCGCTGTTGCCATTCACCCAGCATGGCGTGCGCACGCATTACCTGGCGAACATCGACGGCAGCGAATTTCGCGAAGTAACCGCCAAGCTGAACGTTGAAACCACCCTGTTCATCATCTCCAGCAAGACCTTCGGCACCCTCGAGACGCTGAAGAACGCCCAGGCGGCCCGCAACTGGTATCTGGGCAAGGGTGGCACCGAGGAAAAGCTCTACCGCCATTTCATCGCAGTCACCAGCAACAAGCAGGCGGCAATGGAATTCGGCATTCGCGAGAAGAACATCTTCCCGATGTGGGACTGGGTCGGCGGCCGCTACTCGCTGTGGTCGGCTATCGGCCTGCCCATTGCCCTTGCGATCGGCATGTCCAACTTCAAGGATCTGCTGTCTGGCGCCTACAGCATGGACCAGCATTTCCTCAGCGAGCCGTTCGAAAGCAACATGCCGGTGCTGCTGGCAATGCTGGGCATTTGGTACCACAACTTCTGGGGCGCGCAGAGCTACGCCTTCCTGCCCTACGACCATTACCTGCGCAACTTCGTCAAACACCTGCAGCAGATGGACATGGAGTCCAACGGCAAGAGTGTCCGCCAGGACGGCACGCCGGTTTCCTGCACCACCGGCCCGGTCATCTGGGGCGGCGTTGGTGCCAACGGCCAGCACGCCTACCATCAGTTGCTGCACCAGGGCACACCGCTGATTCCGGCGGATTTTATCGTTCCAGTGGTCAGCCACAACCCGGTCGCCGATCACCACGAATGGCTCTACGCCAACTGCCTGTCGCAAAGCCAGGCGCTGATGCGCGGCAAGACGCGCGAGGAAGCCGAGGCTGAACTGCGCGCCAAGGGCTTGAGCGAAGCCGAGGTGCAGCGTCTTGCGCCGCACAAGGTGATTCCGGGCAACCGGCCGAGCAATACCGTGGTGATGGAGACCATCAGCCCCGGTCGCCTCGGCGCGCTGATCGCGCTGTACGAGCACAAGGTGTTCGTCCAGGGCGTGATCTGGGGAATCAACTCCTTCGATCAATGGGGCGTGGAACTCGGCAAGGATCTGGGCAAGGCCGTCTACAACCAGATGACCCGCTTCGACGCTGCGCCGGCAGAAGATGCCTCCACTCAGGGCCTGATCGACTTCTTCCGCGGACGCCATCGCGGCTGA
- the panD gene encoding aspartate 1-decarboxylase, translating into MHAIMLKAKLHRAQVTHSVLDYEGSCAIDGEWLDLAGIREYEQIQIYNVDNGERFTTYAIRGEEGSKIISVNGAAAHKAGVGHRLIICAYAHYSEAELANFKPHVLYMGADGELSHTSNAIPVQVA; encoded by the coding sequence ATGCACGCCATCATGCTCAAGGCCAAACTGCACCGCGCCCAGGTAACTCACTCGGTGCTCGATTATGAAGGTTCCTGCGCCATCGACGGCGAGTGGCTGGACCTGGCCGGCATCCGTGAATACGAACAGATCCAGATCTACAATGTCGACAACGGTGAACGCTTCACTACCTACGCCATCCGCGGCGAGGAAGGCTCGAAGATCATCTCGGTCAACGGTGCCGCCGCCCACAAGGCCGGTGTTGGCCATCGTCTGATCATTTGCGCCTACGCTCACTACAGTGAGGCCGAACTGGCTAATTTCAAACCGCATGTGCTGTACATGGGTGCCGACGGCGAGCTGAGCCACACCAGCAACGCCATTCCGGTACAGGTTGCCTGA
- the folK gene encoding 2-amino-4-hydroxy-6-hydroxymethyldihydropteridine diphosphokinase, which translates to MERVYIGLGSNLAEPQQQLRGALQALAELPYSRLAAVSSLYGSDPLGPADQPRYVNAVAALDTSLAPLALLDALQRIELAQGRERKAERWGPRTLDLDILLFGERLIDEPRLTVPHYHMQARAFVLYPLAEIAPAELVLPDGRTLVDLLAACPFSGLERLGDASVTAAVTNVTRG; encoded by the coding sequence ATGGAACGTGTCTATATCGGCCTGGGCAGCAACCTGGCCGAGCCGCAACAGCAACTACGCGGCGCCCTGCAAGCGCTGGCCGAGCTCCCGTATAGCCGCCTGGCCGCAGTCTCGTCGCTCTATGGCAGTGACCCGCTCGGGCCAGCTGACCAACCGCGTTACGTCAACGCTGTTGCTGCACTGGATACCAGCCTCGCACCGCTTGCCCTGCTCGACGCGCTACAGCGCATCGAACTGGCCCAGGGCCGCGAACGCAAAGCTGAACGGTGGGGGCCGCGCACCCTGGATCTGGACATCCTCCTGTTCGGCGAGCGGCTGATCGACGAGCCGCGTCTCACGGTTCCGCACTATCACATGCAGGCTCGGGCGTTCGTGCTCTATCCATTAGCCGAGATCGCCCCGGCAGAGCTGGTCCTGCCCGACGGCCGGACGCTCGTTGACCTGCTCGCAGCCTGCCCGTTCAGCGGCCTGGAGCGGCTCGGCGATGCGAGTGTCACCGCCGCGGTAACGAACGTAACGCGCGGGTAA
- a CDS encoding sensor histidine kinase translates to MQTSFSLSQLILISAAYLFMLFGVAWVSERGLIPRWIIRHPLTYTLSLGVYASAWAFYGTVGLAYQYGYGFLATYLGVCGAFLLAPVLLYPILRITRTYQLSSLADLVAFRFRSTWSGALTTIVMLIGMLPLLALQIQAVADAIGILTLEPLQERVALGYCLMIMLFTILFGARHIATREKHEGLVFAIAFESIVKLVTFGAIGLYALYVVFGGPHQLEIWLLQNQSALQALHTPLQEGPWRTLLLVFFASAIVMPHMYHMTFTENLNPRGLVSASWGLPLYLLLMSLAVPLILWAGLKLGVSTNPEYFTLGLGIAAQNETLALLAFVGGLSASSGLIIVSTLALSGMALNHLVLPLYQPSSEGNIYRWLKWTRRSLIFAIIMAGYGFYLLLGAEQDLSNLGIVAFVATLQFLPGVLSVLYWPTANRRGYIAGLLGGIGVWVVTMLLPLVGNLDGFYIPLFNVVYVLDDTSWHLAAIASLAVNVLAFSLFSIFSETSPEEQSAAEACAVENVRRPQRRELMAASPQEFATQLAKPLGAKTAQREVEQALRDLQLPFDEHRPYALRRLRDRIEANLSGLMGPSVAQDIVENFLPYKNGAEGYITEDIHFIESRLEEYHSRLTGLAAELDALRRYHRQTLQELPMGVCSLAKDQEILMWNRALEELTEIPALQVVGSRLSTIAEPWRSLLSNFIEQADEHLHKQRLAHNGHRRCLNLHKAAIAEPLAPGNSGLVLLVEDLTETQQLEDRLVHSERLASIGRLAAGVAHEIGNPITGIACLAQNLRDEREGDGEIVEISGQIIEQTKRVSRIVQSLMSFAHAGERQHQLYPVSLAQATQDAIGLLSLNRNRTEVQYVNICDPTHFAEGDPQRLAQVLINLLSNARDASPQGGVIRISSEVAEQTVYLTVEDEGSGIPKDIQDRLFEPFFTTKDPGEGTGLGLALVYSIIEEHYGQIDIDSPADPETQRGTRFRITLPRHVEASHAVS, encoded by the coding sequence ATGCAGACGAGCTTTAGCCTGAGCCAGCTGATCCTGATCAGCGCCGCCTACCTGTTCATGCTGTTCGGTGTGGCCTGGGTCAGCGAACGCGGCCTGATTCCACGCTGGATCATTCGCCATCCTCTGACCTACACCCTGTCGCTGGGCGTCTATGCCAGCGCCTGGGCGTTCTACGGCACCGTTGGCCTGGCCTATCAGTACGGCTATGGCTTCCTTGCCACGTACCTGGGCGTCTGCGGCGCCTTTCTGCTGGCGCCGGTGCTGCTCTACCCGATCTTGCGGATCACCCGCACCTACCAGCTTTCGTCGCTCGCCGACCTGGTGGCATTCCGCTTCCGCAGCACCTGGAGCGGCGCCCTGACCACCATCGTCATGCTGATCGGCATGCTGCCGTTGCTGGCCCTGCAGATCCAGGCGGTGGCCGATGCCATTGGCATCCTCACCCTGGAACCCCTGCAGGAACGCGTGGCGCTGGGCTACTGCCTGATGATCATGCTGTTCACCATCCTCTTCGGCGCCCGCCATATCGCCACCCGAGAAAAACATGAAGGCCTGGTGTTTGCCATCGCCTTCGAATCAATCGTCAAGCTGGTGACCTTCGGTGCGATCGGCCTCTATGCCCTTTATGTGGTATTCGGCGGCCCGCATCAGCTGGAGATCTGGCTGCTGCAGAACCAGTCGGCGCTGCAGGCATTGCACACGCCGTTGCAGGAAGGCCCCTGGCGCACGCTGCTGCTAGTGTTCTTCGCCTCGGCCATCGTGATGCCGCACATGTACCACATGACCTTCACCGAAAACCTCAACCCCCGTGGCCTGGTCAGCGCCAGCTGGGGCTTGCCGCTCTATCTGCTGCTGATGAGCCTGGCCGTGCCGCTGATTCTCTGGGCCGGACTGAAGCTGGGGGTGAGCACCAACCCGGAGTACTTCACCCTCGGCCTGGGGATTGCCGCGCAGAACGAGACCCTGGCGCTGCTCGCCTTCGTTGGTGGCCTGTCAGCGTCCAGCGGGTTGATCATCGTCAGCACCCTGGCGCTGTCGGGCATGGCACTCAACCATCTGGTGCTGCCGCTGTATCAGCCATCCAGCGAAGGCAACATCTACCGCTGGCTGAAGTGGACGCGGCGCAGTCTGATCTTCGCCATCATCATGGCCGGCTACGGCTTCTATCTGCTGCTGGGCGCCGAGCAGGACCTGTCCAATCTCGGCATCGTCGCCTTCGTCGCCACCCTGCAGTTCCTTCCAGGCGTGCTTTCGGTGCTCTACTGGCCGACCGCCAACCGCCGCGGCTATATCGCCGGTCTGCTGGGAGGCATCGGCGTCTGGGTGGTGACCATGCTGTTGCCGCTGGTAGGCAACTTGGATGGCTTCTATATCCCGCTGTTCAACGTCGTCTACGTGCTCGACGACACCAGCTGGCACCTGGCGGCGATCGCCTCGCTGGCGGTCAACGTGCTGGCGTTTTCGTTGTTCTCGATCTTCAGCGAAACCAGTCCCGAGGAGCAGAGTGCTGCCGAAGCCTGTGCCGTAGAAAATGTTCGCCGCCCGCAACGGCGCGAGCTGATGGCCGCCTCGCCACAGGAGTTCGCCACCCAGCTGGCCAAGCCTCTCGGCGCCAAGACCGCCCAGCGCGAAGTGGAGCAGGCACTACGCGACCTGCAACTGCCCTTCGACGAACACCGCCCCTACGCGCTGCGTCGTCTGCGCGACCGTATCGAAGCCAACCTTTCCGGACTGATGGGCCCGAGCGTGGCCCAGGACATCGTCGAGAACTTCCTGCCCTATAAAAACGGCGCCGAGGGCTACATCACCGAGGACATCCATTTTATCGAGAGCCGCCTGGAGGAATATCACTCGCGCCTGACCGGCCTGGCCGCTGAGCTCGATGCGCTGCGCCGCTACCACCGCCAGACCCTGCAGGAGTTGCCCATGGGGGTCTGCTCGCTGGCCAAGGATCAGGAAATTCTCATGTGGAACCGGGCGCTCGAGGAGCTGACCGAAATTCCGGCGCTGCAAGTGGTCGGCTCCCGTCTCTCGACCATCGCCGAGCCCTGGCGCAGTCTGCTGAGCAACTTCATCGAACAGGCCGACGAACACCTGCACAAGCAGCGCCTGGCACACAATGGCCATCGGCGCTGCCTCAACCTGCACAAGGCCGCGATTGCCGAGCCGCTGGCGCCGGGCAACAGCGGTCTGGTGCTGCTGGTCGAAGACCTGACCGAAACCCAGCAACTCGAAGACCGCCTGGTGCACTCCGAGCGCCTGGCCAGTATCGGACGCCTGGCCGCTGGCGTGGCGCATGAGATCGGCAACCCGATCACTGGCATCGCCTGCCTGGCGCAGAATCTGCGGGACGAGCGCGAAGGCGACGGCGAGATCGTCGAGATCAGCGGCCAGATCATCGAGCAGACCAAGCGCGTGTCGCGCATCGTGCAATCGCTGATGAGCTTCGCCCATGCCGGCGAGCGCCAGCACCAGCTGTATCCGGTGAGCCTGGCGCAAGCCACGCAGGATGCCATCGGCCTGCTCTCGCTCAACCGCAACCGCACCGAGGTGCAGTACGTCAACATCTGCGATCCGACACACTTCGCCGAAGGCGATCCACAGCGCCTCGCCCAGGTGCTGATCAACCTGCTCTCCAATGCCCGCGACGCGTCGCCGCAAGGCGGCGTGATCCGCATCAGCAGCGAAGTTGCCGAGCAGACGGTGTACCTGACCGTCGAAGACGAGGGCAGCGGCATTCCCAAGGACATTCAGGACCGGCTATTCGAGCCATTCTTCACCACCAAGGACCCCGGCGAAGGCACCGGCCTGGGCCTCGCGCTGGTCTATTCGATCATTGAAGAGCATTATGGCCAGATCGATATCGACAGCCCGGCCGACCCGGAAACACAACGCGGCACCCGTTTTCGCATCACCCTGCCGCGGCATGTCGAAGCGTCCCATGCCGTAAGTTGA
- the panC gene encoding pantoate--beta-alanine ligase, with translation MNIVKTIADLRAAVARARSDGKRIGFVPTMGNLHAGHIALVKKAGQRADFVVASIFVNPLQFGPNEDLDSYPRTLAADQDKLFEAGCHLLFAPSVEEMYPHGQAQQTIVRVPGVSEGLCGGSRPGHFDGVSTVVTKLFNMVLPDLAVFGQKDYQQLAVIRTMVRDLNMPVQILSEPIVRAEDGLALSSRNGYLSADERATAPVLYRSLKELETAIRGGRRDYPALIAEGLNALQAAGLRPDYLEIRNAVDLQPASDASTEVVILAAAYLGKTRLIDNQLVDIRTSA, from the coding sequence ATGAACATCGTCAAGACCATCGCCGACCTGCGCGCTGCGGTCGCCCGCGCGCGCAGCGACGGCAAGCGCATCGGCTTCGTGCCGACCATGGGCAACCTGCATGCCGGCCATATCGCTCTGGTGAAGAAGGCTGGTCAGCGTGCCGACTTCGTGGTCGCCAGCATCTTCGTCAATCCGCTGCAGTTCGGCCCCAACGAGGACCTGGACAGCTATCCGCGCACCCTCGCGGCGGATCAGGACAAGCTGTTCGAAGCCGGCTGCCACTTACTCTTTGCACCCAGCGTGGAAGAGATGTACCCGCACGGCCAAGCCCAACAGACCATTGTCCGCGTCCCTGGCGTATCGGAAGGCCTGTGTGGCGGCAGTCGTCCCGGACACTTCGACGGTGTCTCCACCGTGGTGACCAAGCTGTTCAACATGGTGCTGCCGGATCTTGCCGTGTTCGGGCAAAAGGACTACCAGCAGCTGGCCGTGATCCGCACCATGGTTCGCGACCTGAACATGCCGGTGCAGATCCTTTCCGAGCCAATCGTTCGGGCCGAAGACGGCTTGGCACTGTCTTCACGCAACGGTTATCTGAGCGCAGACGAGCGCGCCACCGCCCCGGTGCTGTATCGCTCGCTGAAAGAGCTCGAAACGGCGATCAGGGGTGGCCGCCGTGATTATCCTGCACTGATCGCCGAAGGCCTGAACGCGCTGCAGGCTGCCGGCCTGCGACCGGACTATCTGGAGATTCGCAACGCCGTCGATCTGCAGCCTGCGAGCGACGCTTCCACCGAAGTAGTCATCCTCGCCGCCGCCTACCTGGGCAAGACACGGCTGATCGATAACCAGCTGGTAGACATCCGCACATCGGCCTGA
- a CDS encoding sigma-54-dependent transcriptional regulator, with the protein MSHILIVEDETIIRSALRRLLERNQYEVSEAGSVQEAQERYSIPGFDLIVSDLRLPGAPGTELIKLAEGTPVLIMTSYASLRSAVDSMKMGAVDYIAKPFDHDEMLQTVARILSDHQHSTSTQAQPARSASTAAGDAGRDDIGIIGHCAPMQDLFGKIRKVAPTDSNVLIQGESGTGKELVARALHNLSRRAKAPMISVNCAAIPETLIESELFGHEKGAFTGASAGRAGLVEAADGGTLFLDEIGELPLEAQARLLRVLQEGEIRRVGSVQSQKVDVRLIAATHRDLKTLAKTGQFREDLYYRLHVIALKLPPLRERGSDVLEIAKAFLARQGERMNSDDMHFSRDAEQAIRHYSWPGNVRELENAIERAAILSESPEIDAELLGIDIELDELDDDFDEPLGTIRGIATGNEPTEDLSLEDYFQHFVLEHQDHMTETELARKLGISRKCLWERRQRLGIPRRKSSSTAG; encoded by the coding sequence ATGTCACACATTCTGATCGTCGAAGACGAAACCATCATCCGCTCCGCGCTGCGACGCCTCCTCGAGCGCAACCAATACGAGGTCAGCGAAGCCGGTTCGGTGCAGGAAGCGCAGGAGCGCTACAGCATTCCGGGTTTCGACCTCATCGTCAGTGACCTGCGCTTGCCCGGCGCCCCCGGCACCGAGCTGATAAAGCTCGCCGAAGGCACACCAGTGCTGATCATGACCAGCTATGCCAGTCTGCGCTCGGCGGTGGACTCGATGAAGATGGGCGCGGTCGACTACATCGCCAAGCCGTTCGACCATGACGAGATGCTGCAGACCGTGGCACGCATTCTCAGTGACCATCAGCACAGCACCTCCACACAGGCACAACCTGCGCGCAGTGCGAGCACTGCAGCAGGCGACGCCGGCCGGGACGACATCGGCATCATCGGTCACTGCGCGCCCATGCAGGATCTGTTCGGAAAGATCCGCAAGGTCGCGCCGACCGACTCCAACGTCCTGATCCAGGGCGAATCGGGCACCGGCAAGGAACTGGTCGCCCGCGCGCTGCACAACCTCTCGCGGCGCGCCAAGGCGCCGATGATTTCGGTCAACTGCGCCGCCATCCCGGAAACGCTGATCGAATCCGAACTGTTCGGCCATGAGAAGGGGGCCTTCACTGGCGCCAGCGCTGGCCGCGCCGGCCTGGTTGAAGCCGCCGACGGCGGCACGCTGTTCCTCGACGAGATCGGCGAGCTGCCGCTCGAAGCCCAGGCACGCCTGCTTCGGGTCCTGCAGGAAGGCGAAATTCGCCGGGTTGGCTCGGTGCAATCGCAGAAGGTCGATGTGCGTCTCATCGCCGCCACTCACCGCGACCTGAAAACCCTGGCCAAGACCGGGCAGTTCCGTGAAGACCTCTACTACCGGCTGCACGTCATCGCACTCAAACTACCTCCGCTGCGCGAGCGCGGCAGTGACGTACTGGAGATCGCCAAGGCTTTCCTCGCACGCCAGGGCGAACGCATGAACAGCGACGACATGCATTTTTCCCGCGACGCAGAACAGGCTATTCGTCACTACTCTTGGCCCGGTAACGTGCGCGAGCTGGAAAACGCCATCGAGCGCGCGGCGATTCTCAGCGAAAGCCCGGAGATCGATGCCGAGCTGCTGGGCATCGATATCGAGCTCGATGAACTGGACGACGATTTCGACGAGCCCCTTGGCACCATTCGCGGAATTGCCACCGGCAATGAGCCGACCGAAGACCTCTCGCTAGAGGACTACTTCCAGCACTTCGTACTGGAACATCAGGACCACATGACGGAAACCGAGCTGGCGCGCAAGCTCGGCATCAGCCGCAAATGCCTATGGGAACGCCGCCAGCGCCTGGGCATCCCGCGGCGCAAGTCGAGTAGCACAGCTGGGTAA
- the panB gene encoding 3-methyl-2-oxobutanoate hydroxymethyltransferase codes for MPDVTLTTLQGLKQKGEKIVMLTCYDATFAKTACDAGVEMLLIGDSLGMVLQGHDSTLPVTVADMAYHTASVKRGNRGAMIVADLPFMANATTEQTLNNSAVLMQAGAHMIKLEGTAWLAESIRLLAERGIPVCAHMGLTPQAVNLFGGYKVQGREEAQAQQMLEDAQALEAAGAAMLLLECVPSELAARITRAVQIPVIGIGAGSDTDGQVLVLHDMLGLSLSGRVPKFVKNFMREHGDIPSAIAGYVKAVKATEFPAAEHGFSA; via the coding sequence ATGCCAGACGTAACCCTGACCACGCTGCAAGGGCTCAAGCAGAAGGGCGAGAAGATCGTCATGCTTACCTGCTATGACGCCACCTTCGCCAAGACCGCCTGCGATGCGGGCGTCGAGATGCTCCTGATCGGCGACTCACTCGGCATGGTCCTGCAAGGTCACGACAGCACCCTGCCGGTTACCGTTGCCGACATGGCCTACCACACCGCCAGCGTCAAACGCGGTAACCGTGGTGCAATGATCGTCGCCGACCTGCCGTTCATGGCCAACGCCACCACCGAGCAGACCCTGAACAATTCAGCCGTGCTTATGCAGGCTGGCGCGCACATGATCAAGCTGGAAGGCACCGCCTGGCTGGCCGAGTCGATCCGCCTGCTGGCCGAGCGTGGCATTCCAGTCTGCGCACACATGGGCCTGACGCCACAGGCGGTCAACCTCTTCGGCGGCTACAAGGTACAAGGCCGCGAAGAGGCCCAGGCACAGCAAATGCTGGAAGACGCCCAAGCGCTGGAAGCAGCCGGTGCGGCCATGCTGCTGCTCGAATGCGTGCCCAGCGAACTGGCTGCACGCATCACCCGCGCGGTGCAGATTCCTGTGATCGGTATCGGCGCCGGTAGCGACACCGACGGCCAGGTGCTGGTGTTGCACGATATGCTCGGGCTTTCGCTCAGTGGCCGCGTACCGAAGTTCGTCAAGAACTTCATGCGCGAGCACGGTGACATCCCCTCCGCCATCGCCGGCTATGTAAAAGCCGTCAAGGCCACCGAATTTCCCGCAGCCGAGCACGGTTTCTCCGCATGA
- a CDS encoding polynucleotide adenylyltransferase PcnB, with translation MLKKLFQSFRLPLRRIPHPRRTPEILSSRQHSLHRNEISRYAVSVVERLQQAGYEAYVVGGCVRDLLLQLNPKDYDVATSATPEQVRAEFRNARVIGRRFKLVHVHFGREIIEVATFRANHPDEDDDDASHLASRNESGRILRDNIYGSLEDDAQRRDFTINALYYDPTTERILDHTRGVHDIRNRLIRLIGDPEQRYQEDPVRMLRAVRFAAKLDFEIERHSAEPIVDLADLLDGIPSARLFDEVLKLFLGGKAERTFELLLEYDLFAPLFPASAAALERNPEYAGTLIRNALANTDLRIQQGKPVTPAFLFAALLWPALPARVLELQDRGMPPIPAMQEAAHDIIWEQCQRTAIPKRFTMPMREIWDMQERLPRRQGRRADQLLENPRFRAGYDFLLLRESAGEQTGGLGDWWTEYQDASDSERRNMIRGLSNKEEAGGAKKRRRGGRRRRAPGDNAGTPAE, from the coding sequence ATGCTGAAAAAGCTGTTCCAGTCTTTTCGTCTTCCTCTGCGCCGCATCCCGCATCCTCGCCGCACACCTGAAATTCTGTCCAGCCGGCAGCATTCCCTGCATCGCAACGAGATCAGTCGTTATGCGGTGAGCGTGGTCGAGCGCCTGCAACAGGCCGGTTACGAGGCTTATGTCGTGGGCGGCTGCGTGCGCGATCTGCTGTTGCAGCTGAATCCCAAGGACTACGACGTCGCCACCAGCGCAACGCCCGAGCAGGTTCGCGCCGAGTTCCGCAACGCGCGGGTGATCGGCCGCCGGTTCAAGCTGGTACACGTGCATTTCGGCCGCGAAATCATCGAAGTCGCTACCTTCCGCGCCAACCACCCGGACGAGGATGACGATGACGCCAGTCACCTGGCCTCGCGTAACGAGAGCGGACGCATCCTGCGTGACAACATTTATGGCAGCCTCGAGGACGACGCCCAGCGCCGCGATTTCACCATCAATGCGCTGTATTACGATCCGACCACCGAGCGCATCCTCGATCACACCCGCGGCGTGCACGACATCCGCAATCGCCTGATCCGCCTGATCGGCGATCCCGAGCAGCGCTACCAGGAAGATCCGGTACGCATGCTGCGTGCGGTGCGTTTCGCTGCCAAACTCGACTTCGAGATCGAGCGCCACAGTGCCGAGCCCATCGTTGACCTTGCCGATCTGCTCGACGGCATTCCCTCGGCGCGGCTGTTCGACGAGGTGCTCAAGCTGTTCCTCGGCGGCAAGGCCGAGCGCACCTTCGAACTGCTGCTCGAATATGACCTCTTCGCCCCGCTGTTTCCGGCCAGCGCCGCGGCGCTCGAACGCAACCCGGAATATGCCGGTACGCTGATCCGCAACGCTCTGGCCAATACCGATCTGCGCATCCAGCAGGGCAAACCGGTAACCCCCGCATTCCTCTTCGCCGCGCTGCTTTGGCCAGCCCTGCCCGCTCGCGTGCTGGAACTGCAGGATCGCGGCATGCCACCGATCCCGGCGATGCAGGAGGCTGCACACGACATCATCTGGGAGCAGTGCCAGCGCACTGCGATTCCCAAGCGTTTCACCATGCCCATGCGCGAGATCTGGGACATGCAGGAACGTCTGCCCCGCCGCCAGGGTCGCCGCGCAGATCAGCTGTTGGAGAACCCGCGCTTCCGTGCCGGCTACGACTTCCTCCTGCTGCGCGAAAGTGCCGGGGAGCAAACTGGAGGCCTGGGCGACTGGTGGACCGAGTACCAGGACGCCAGCGACAGCGAACGCCGCAACATGATCCGCGGCCTGAGCAACAAGGAAGAAGCCGGCGGAGCGAAGAAGCGTCGTCGCGGCGGGCGCCGCCGTCGGGCTCCGGGCGACAATGCCGGCACTCCGGCCGAGTAA